A portion of the Salminus brasiliensis chromosome 9, fSalBra1.hap2, whole genome shotgun sequence genome contains these proteins:
- the apoda.1 gene encoding apolipoprotein Da, duplicate 1 produces MQVCLVLLLPLLLPLTNAQVPHWGPCPEPATQPAFNFKQFMGRWFEIAKLPAQFEKGRCIETNFTLQFDGTARVVSSEILKGELRTIEGTAVVEDQKNPAKLGISFSYVLPYTPYWILSTDYVNSALVYSCTDVLRLFHVDFAWILARGRSLPAATINHGKEVFAKNNIDVSRMIASRQQGCDKHL; encoded by the exons ATGCAGGTGTGTTTGGTGCTTCTGTTGCCCCTCCTGCTGCCCCTCACAAATGCCCAGGTACCCCACTGGGGTCCGTGTCCCGAACCTGCCACCCAGCCAGCCTTCAACTTCAAACAG tttATGGGACGGTGGTTTGAGATCGCTAAACTTCCGGCCCAGTTTGAGAAGGGAAGATGCATCGAGACGAATTTCACGCTCCAGTTTGACGGAACTGCTCGAGTCGTGAGCTCGGAAATCCT AAAGGGGGAGCTGAGGACGATTGAGGGCACTGCGGTGGTGGAGGACCAGAAGAACCCGGCTAAACTGGGCATCAGCTTTTCATACG taCTGCCGTACACTCCGTACTGGATCCTCTCCACCGACTACGTCAACTCTGCCCTGGTGTACTCCTGCACTGACGTCCTGAGGCTCTTCCACGTGGACTTCGCCTGGATCCTGGCCCGAGGTCGCTCTCTGCCCGCGGCCACCATCAACCACGGCAAGGAGGTGTTCGCCAAGAACAACATCGACGTCAGCCGCATGATCGCCAGCCGACAGCAGGGCTGCGACAAACACCTCTGA
- the apoda.2 gene encoding apolipoprotein Da, duplicate 2, with amino-acid sequence MMKAVQVLSLMLLSVLAVSAVTFHSGRCPTPPVQQNFDPTRYMGRWYEIQKLPNAFQKGDCAQATYTLQDGVVLVLNQELLADGTVSSIKGTAKPKDPSEPAKLEVSFFEGVPPGNYWVLSSDYETFSLVYGCTNYLELFHVEFAWILSRGRSLPEETLSELQDILISNGIDAAALTSTDQRPERCSSLPQ; translated from the exons ATGATGAAGGCTGTACAGGTGTTGTCTCTGATGCTGCTGTCTGTGTTAGCGGTCAGTGCCGTGACCTTTCATTCGGGCCGCTGCCCCACTCCTCCTGTCCAGCAGAACTTCGACCCCACCCGG TATATGGGACGGTGGTACGAGATCCAGAAACTTCCCAATGCCTTCCAGAAGGGGGACTGTGCTCAGGCTACCTACACCCTGCAGGACGGAGTCGTACTGGTGCTGAACCAGGAGCTCCT agCTGATGGAACGGTCAGCAGTATTAAAGGAACGGCCAAACCCAAAGATCCATCTGAACCGGCCAAGCTGGAGGTCAGCTTCTTTGAAG GAGTTCCTCCTGGTAATTACTGGGTTTTATCCAGCGACTACGAGACCTTCTCTCTGGTTTACGGCTGCACGAACTACCTGGAGCTCTTCCACGTGGAGTTTGCGTGGATCCTGAGCCGCGGCCGCTCCCTCCCCGAGGAAACTCTCTCTGAGCTGCAGGACATTCTGATCTCCAACGGCATCGACGCCGCCGCGCTGACCTCCACCGACCAGCGGCCAGAGCGCTGCAGCAGCCTGCCGCAGTGA
- the LOC140562025 gene encoding uncharacterized protein, translating to SVRINRQRDRQAVRQTSRQTGRQTSRQASRQTGSQTSRQTSSQTSRQTSSQTSSQTSRQTGSQTSRQTDEQTGEQTDRQSDEQTDKQSDEQTDKQSDEQSDEQTDRQSDEQTDEQTDRQSDEQTDEQTDKQTDEQTDEQSDEQTDRQSDGQTDGQSDGQSDEQTDEQTDEQTDRQSDEQSDEQTDEQTDEQTDEQTDRQSDRQSDGQTDGQSDGQSDGKSDEQTDEQTDGGTNRRADRRADRRADRRRDKQTGRRTDGQRDDGVLGECG from the coding sequence TCAGTGAggataaacagacagagagacagacaggcagtcAGACAGACGAGCAGacaaacaggcagacagacgAGCAGACAGGcgagcagacagacaggcagtcaGACGAGCAGACAGACAAGCAGTCAGACGAGCAGACAGACAAGCAGTCAGACGAGCAGTCAGacgagcagacagacaggcagtcagacgagcagacagacagacgagcAGACAGGcgagcagacagacaggcagtcaGACGAGCAGACAGACAAGCAGTCAGACGAGCAGACAGACAAGCAGTCAGACGAGCAGTCAGacgagcagacagacaggcagtcaGACGAGCAGACAGacgagcagacagacaggcagtcaGACGAGCAGACAGACGAgcagacagacaagcagacagacgAGCAGACAGACGAGCAGTCAGacgagcagacagacaggcagtcaGACGGGCAGACAGACGGGCAGTCAGACGGGCAGTCAGACGAGCAGACAGACGAGCAGACAGacgagcagacagacaggcagtcaGACGAGCAGTCAGACGAGCAGACAGACGAGCAGACAGACGAGCAGACAGacgagcagacagacaggcagtcaGACAGGCAGTCAGACGGGCAGACAGACGGGCAGTCAGACGGGCAGTCAGACGGGAAGTCAGACGAGCAGACAGACGAGCAGACAGACGGAGGGACAAACAGACGAGCAGACAGACGAGCAGACAGACGAGCAGACAGACGGAGGGACAAACAGACGGGCAggcggacggacggacagagaGACGATGGCGTTCTTGGCGAGTGTGGGTGA